One Cardinium endosymbiont cEper1 of Encarsia pergandiella genomic region harbors:
- the lpdA gene encoding dihydrolipoyl dehydrogenase, which yields MCQEYDLIVIGSGPGGYVAAIRAAQLGMQVAVIEQEALGGVCLNWGCIPTKALLKSAQVFDYCNHATAYGIEVIKARPNFQAIIERSRDVSAIMSKGIHHLFKKHKITILEGRGKLLPAGTVSVTISAGATHFYRAPHIILATGARSRQLPHLSIDRSHIIGYREALSRTTQPNSIVIVGGGAIGCEFAYFYHTIGTKVTLVEYNSSLLPLEDEEISKYILKSFTKKGIQVYTASEVTKVDRLKSGTVAHITAPSGDLQVESELVLSAIGVQPNVENIGLEENGVLMEADKIAVDGYYKTSCNGVYAIGDLVKGPALAHVASAEGIVCVEKIAGLTPDPLDYNNLPSCIYIQPEVASVGYTEKSAKEAGYKVKVGVFPFSASGKARAAGLSEGFVKVIFDAQYGEWLGAHMVGAHVTEMIAEVVVARKLETTAHEIQNSTHPHPTMSEAIVEAVFAAYGASIHL from the coding sequence ATGTGTCAAGAATACGATCTTATCGTCATCGGAAGTGGTCCAGGTGGCTATGTTGCCGCTATTAGAGCGGCTCAGTTGGGTATGCAGGTCGCAGTTATAGAACAAGAAGCCCTTGGTGGCGTTTGTTTAAATTGGGGTTGTATTCCTACAAAAGCATTATTAAAAAGTGCACAAGTATTTGATTACTGTAACCATGCTACCGCTTATGGTATTGAAGTAATAAAAGCAAGACCCAATTTTCAAGCTATTATAGAACGTAGTCGGGATGTCTCAGCTATTATGTCTAAGGGCATCCACCATCTTTTTAAAAAGCATAAAATTACTATTTTAGAAGGGCGTGGTAAGTTACTCCCTGCTGGTACTGTTTCTGTTACCATATCAGCAGGTGCTACCCATTTTTACCGTGCGCCACATATTATCTTGGCAACTGGTGCAAGGAGTCGTCAGTTGCCCCATTTATCTATCGATAGATCGCATATTATAGGTTATAGAGAGGCACTTTCGCGTACGACACAACCTAACTCTATAGTGATTGTAGGAGGAGGAGCCATTGGATGTGAATTTGCCTACTTTTACCATACCATAGGTACAAAGGTTACTTTGGTAGAGTATAATTCCTCTTTATTGCCATTGGAAGATGAAGAAATCTCCAAATACATTCTAAAATCTTTTACAAAAAAAGGGATACAGGTATATACAGCTTCAGAAGTAACTAAAGTAGATCGCTTAAAAAGTGGTACCGTAGCACATATTACTGCTCCATCTGGTGATTTACAAGTTGAAAGCGAGCTGGTACTTTCGGCTATTGGCGTGCAACCGAATGTAGAAAATATAGGTTTAGAAGAAAATGGCGTACTGATGGAGGCAGATAAGATTGCAGTGGATGGCTATTATAAAACCAGTTGCAATGGTGTCTATGCTATTGGAGATCTTGTCAAAGGGCCTGCCTTGGCCCATGTAGCATCAGCAGAAGGTATAGTCTGTGTAGAAAAAATAGCAGGACTTACACCTGACCCGTTGGATTACAATAATCTACCTTCTTGTATCTATATACAACCTGAAGTGGCTTCTGTAGGTTATACAGAAAAGTCTGCAAAAGAAGCTGGTTATAAAGTTAAAGTAGGCGTTTTCCCATTTTCTGCTTCTGGAAAAGCACGGGCAGCTGGTCTATCAGAAGGGTTTGTAAAGGTAATTTTTGATGCCCAGTATGGAGAATGGCTTGGGGCGCATATGGTAGGTGCGCATGTGACAGAAATGATCGCCGAGGTAGTTGTGGCACGTAAACTAGAAACAACTGCACATGAAATTCAAAATAGTACCCATCCACATCCGACTATGTCAGAAGCCATTGTAGAAGCAGTTTTTGCTGCTTATGGAGCGTCCATACACCTTTAG
- the pheT gene encoding phenylalanine--tRNA ligase subunit beta, with amino-acid sequence MKISLNWLKSYINFSLSALELAPLLTQRGLEVVHIHPTIKGGLEGLIIGEVRSCLPHPNADRLQQTLVDIGSDRPCTIVCGAPNVEAGQKVVVAPVGSTIYSYVDQTPLQIKNVKIRGVWSEGMICAEDEIGIGPAHAGIIVLSTMLPAGTPAKDYFKDLVDEILEIEITPNRADACSHLGIARELKAILHLPTTLPSIEDFHTVRSDRPLKIDHIDPVLCPRYTGLLVKNNTIQPSPEWLRTRLLRIGVKPINNLVDVTNFVLHELGQPLHAFDYDTIIGQSLMVQLCPPGTLFTGLDGITRTLAGHEPMICDEVGPIAMAGIMGGYKTRITETTQHVFIESAYFHPTAIRRAAQHHHIKTDASFRFERGTDPNLPLYALKRAVLLLQELIPSAEACDVVEYYPTPLAHFNIPIAYAEITRCLGKAIQPTTIKQIITDLEIAIEAETEQGFTAKVPPYRVDVTRKADLIEEIARIYGYDRIPNHLPAACFAPESTIDKTHKVAEEIRKILVSNGYYEICTNSLTKEAYTSIGATPKTISILNPLSASTNALRSSLLFSGLEVIAYNLARRHHDLQLFELGTIYHQDGTSYNEEKRLALWLTGQVELLNQISQVRPITLQNVRATIEQLVQKLGIMDLSYKAVNHPFYTQGVEVVDSGKVVATFGQVQPSITNYFSLEQPIFFADICWNQLLKISRLHKIYQPISKFPAVNRDLSLIVDKAICFQDIKDLILRKGHKNIQSIHLFDVYEGPSLQENKRAYAISFTLQDTEKTLDDKSIDQIMYQLMQAFERELHVIIRR; translated from the coding sequence ATGAAGATATCACTAAATTGGCTAAAGTCTTATATAAATTTTTCATTAAGCGCTTTAGAATTGGCACCTCTTTTAACCCAAAGGGGGTTAGAAGTAGTACACATACACCCCACCATTAAGGGTGGTTTGGAGGGGCTTATAATAGGTGAAGTGCGATCATGCCTACCCCATCCTAATGCAGATAGATTACAGCAAACCTTAGTGGATATTGGATCAGATAGACCGTGCACTATTGTTTGTGGTGCCCCTAATGTAGAAGCTGGTCAGAAGGTAGTGGTCGCACCAGTCGGTAGTACCATTTACAGTTATGTAGACCAAACCCCTTTGCAAATTAAAAACGTTAAAATTAGAGGGGTCTGGTCTGAAGGAATGATTTGTGCAGAAGATGAAATTGGCATCGGACCAGCACATGCTGGTATTATCGTATTGTCCACTATGTTACCTGCCGGAACGCCGGCCAAAGATTATTTTAAAGATCTAGTAGATGAAATTTTAGAAATCGAAATTACACCCAATCGAGCAGACGCTTGCTCACACCTAGGTATAGCCAGAGAGCTAAAAGCTATTTTACACCTTCCTACAACGCTTCCTTCCATCGAGGATTTTCACACTGTACGATCTGATCGGCCATTAAAAATAGATCATATAGATCCTGTACTATGTCCACGTTATACAGGACTCTTGGTTAAAAATAACACCATTCAACCTTCTCCCGAATGGCTGCGTACTAGGTTATTGCGCATTGGTGTAAAACCAATTAATAATCTAGTAGATGTAACCAACTTTGTATTGCATGAATTGGGCCAACCCTTACATGCTTTTGATTATGATACCATCATCGGTCAGTCGCTGATGGTTCAGCTATGTCCTCCAGGTACTTTATTTACAGGATTAGATGGAATAACCAGAACACTGGCTGGTCATGAACCAATGATTTGCGATGAAGTGGGTCCTATAGCAATGGCTGGCATTATGGGCGGATACAAGACACGTATTACAGAAACCACCCAACATGTTTTTATAGAGAGCGCTTATTTTCATCCAACCGCTATACGTCGTGCAGCGCAGCACCATCATATTAAAACGGATGCTTCTTTTCGATTTGAACGTGGGACAGATCCCAATCTTCCCCTTTATGCGCTAAAAAGAGCAGTACTATTGTTGCAAGAACTGATCCCGTCTGCAGAAGCATGTGACGTAGTAGAATATTATCCAACCCCATTAGCCCATTTCAATATTCCTATTGCTTATGCAGAGATTACGCGATGTTTGGGTAAAGCAATTCAGCCAACTACCATTAAACAAATTATAACAGACTTAGAAATAGCTATTGAAGCAGAAACTGAGCAGGGGTTTACTGCAAAGGTACCACCTTACAGAGTAGATGTAACCAGAAAAGCTGATCTGATTGAAGAAATTGCACGAATATATGGCTATGACCGCATTCCTAACCATTTACCTGCTGCTTGTTTCGCTCCTGAAAGTACAATAGATAAGACCCATAAAGTGGCAGAAGAAATTAGAAAAATTTTGGTATCCAATGGCTATTATGAAATATGCACCAATTCTTTAACCAAAGAAGCTTATACAAGTATAGGAGCTACCCCAAAAACAATCTCTATTCTTAATCCACTGAGTGCATCTACCAATGCATTACGGTCTAGTTTGCTCTTTAGTGGACTAGAAGTGATCGCTTACAATCTTGCACGTCGTCACCACGATTTACAACTATTTGAATTGGGTACGATCTATCACCAAGATGGCACATCATATAATGAAGAAAAAAGATTAGCCCTTTGGTTGACTGGGCAAGTAGAACTGCTTAATCAGATAAGCCAGGTAAGGCCTATAACGTTACAAAACGTTCGGGCTACTATAGAACAACTTGTACAAAAGTTGGGTATTATGGATCTATCCTACAAAGCAGTTAACCACCCATTCTATACACAAGGCGTTGAAGTCGTAGACAGTGGTAAAGTAGTGGCAACTTTTGGCCAGGTTCAGCCATCTATTACAAATTATTTTTCGTTGGAGCAACCTATTTTCTTTGCAGATATTTGTTGGAATCAACTGTTAAAGATCAGTAGACTACATAAAATTTATCAACCTATTTCTAAATTTCCTGCCGTTAACAGAGATCTATCGTTGATAGTAGATAAGGCAATTTGTTTCCAAGACATAAAAGATTTAATTTTAAGGAAGGGGCATAAAAATATTCAATCCATCCATCTTTTTGATGTCTACGAAGGGCCAAGTTTACAAGAAAATAAAAGGGCTTATGCCATTAGTTTTACCCTACAAGATACTGAGAAGACATTAGATGACAAAAGTATTGATCAAATTATGTATCAACTGATGCAAGCTTTTGAACGTGAACTGCATGTCATTATTAGAAGATAA
- a CDS encoding 30S ribosomal protein S1 codes for MHATEGVFNWDQYDNPNKKLGSAYTDQQREDMAALYRATLSAISQYEVVKGSVISITHKDVIVGVGYKSDGLVAASEFRDLPDLKLGDEVEVYIEETENTKGQLVLSRKKAKLVRAWEKIQHALEDGEVLEGLVKRRTKGGLIVEVCDIETFLPGSQIDIRPVLDFDVFVGKTIDVIVIKINHTNDNVVVSHKALTEKKLEGQKFEIISNLEKGQILEGYVKNITKFGAFIDLGGVDGLLHKLDMSWSRINHPEELFTLGQKVRVVVIGFNEDKKRISLGMKQLQEHPWDALPETLEVGSTIKGTITNIADYGLFIELMPGIEGFVYILDISWSQYLRDINEYYKIGDTIETCILSLDRKNYKISLGIKQLTGDPWEHDRFLSTYAVGTTHEGVVRNLTHFGAFIELEPRIEGLLHVSRLSETKRVAHPSDVLKLGEKLEVIVLGISRENRRLSLGLRQENPWDMCEKIFQVGTLHKGTIVKKIPGRGAIVELVHGIEGQVAQHHFIKADGQEPEVGEELDFQVIKCVKADKKIILSHQILFNPEVDAKVEAKTRGEAKGTIEKAPSTRGFEAFANLKEQLEQHTKKESKE; via the coding sequence ATGCATGCAACAGAAGGAGTTTTCAACTGGGATCAATATGACAATCCTAATAAAAAATTAGGCAGTGCATATACAGATCAACAAAGAGAAGATATGGCTGCCCTATATCGAGCTACTTTAAGCGCTATTAGTCAATATGAAGTAGTAAAAGGATCGGTTATAAGTATTACCCATAAAGATGTGATTGTTGGGGTTGGATACAAATCCGATGGTTTAGTAGCTGCTTCTGAGTTTAGAGATCTACCGGATTTAAAACTAGGTGATGAAGTTGAAGTATATATAGAAGAAACAGAGAATACCAAAGGCCAACTGGTACTTTCTCGGAAAAAAGCAAAGTTGGTAAGAGCCTGGGAAAAAATTCAACATGCATTGGAAGATGGAGAAGTTTTAGAAGGGTTGGTTAAGCGCAGGACCAAAGGAGGGTTAATTGTAGAAGTTTGCGATATTGAGACCTTCTTGCCTGGTTCACAAATTGACATTAGGCCTGTATTAGACTTTGATGTTTTTGTCGGTAAAACGATTGATGTAATCGTTATTAAAATTAACCATACCAATGATAATGTAGTAGTTTCTCATAAAGCACTAACTGAAAAAAAACTGGAAGGGCAGAAATTTGAAATTATTAGCAATCTTGAAAAAGGGCAAATTTTAGAAGGCTATGTCAAAAACATAACCAAATTTGGTGCTTTTATTGATTTAGGAGGGGTAGATGGCTTGCTCCATAAGTTAGATATGTCTTGGAGCAGAATCAATCATCCAGAAGAGTTGTTCACGCTTGGCCAAAAGGTGCGTGTAGTAGTTATTGGATTTAATGAAGATAAAAAACGTATCTCTTTAGGTATGAAACAACTTCAAGAGCATCCATGGGATGCCCTTCCAGAGACGTTAGAAGTAGGATCTACCATTAAAGGTACCATAACCAATATTGCCGATTATGGTCTTTTTATAGAGTTGATGCCAGGTATTGAAGGGTTTGTCTATATTTTAGATATATCATGGTCGCAATACTTGCGTGATATCAATGAATATTACAAAATAGGTGATACCATTGAAACCTGCATATTATCATTGGATCGAAAAAATTATAAAATATCTTTAGGGATCAAACAACTGACGGGCGATCCGTGGGAACATGATAGATTTTTATCTACTTATGCAGTGGGCACTACCCATGAAGGAGTTGTCAGAAACTTAACCCATTTTGGGGCTTTTATAGAGCTGGAGCCGCGTATTGAAGGGCTTTTGCATGTTTCTCGTCTTTCTGAGACCAAGCGGGTTGCCCATCCTTCTGACGTCTTGAAGTTAGGAGAAAAATTAGAAGTGATTGTGTTAGGTATTAGTCGAGAAAATAGACGCCTTTCACTGGGTTTAAGGCAAGAAAACCCATGGGATATGTGTGAAAAAATCTTTCAAGTAGGTACCTTACATAAAGGGACTATTGTAAAAAAGATTCCAGGTCGTGGCGCTATTGTTGAGTTGGTACATGGTATAGAAGGACAAGTAGCACAGCACCATTTTATTAAAGCAGATGGTCAAGAGCCAGAAGTTGGAGAGGAGTTGGATTTTCAAGTAATAAAATGTGTTAAAGCAGATAAAAAAATAATTTTATCACATCAGATTCTTTTTAATCCAGAGGTAGACGCCAAAGTTGAAGCTAAAACAAGGGGAGAAGCAAAAGGGACAATAGAGAAAGCACCATCTACTAGAGGCTTTGAAGCTTTTGCCAACTTGAAAGAACAGTTAGAGCAACATACAAAAAAGGAAAGTAAAGAATAG
- a CDS encoding potassium/proton antiporter, giving the protein MHLVPESLLIAGSFLLFLSIVITKLSTRLGIPALIIFLLVGMAAGHEKLGNIDFHNPIAAQLLGAVTLSLILFTGGIETEYKHIRPILWNGILLATVGILITTFSVGLFIWALTNFWGGNIQFTLLEGLLMGSIVASTDAAAVFAIIRAKNMHLKANLSPMLELESGSNDTMAWFLMFLFKTLLLNKQAIGPMQAIGIFIQEMVVGGLAGLLVGKIMLILLDNLRLSNRSLYPGLMLAVVIFTYSATHFLHGNAFLAVYLVGLILGNKDFPHKKSIIQFCQGISWLMQIIMFIMLGLLVYPHKLLPIAGIGLLLSIFLMFVARPLSVFVSLFFSKTLNVSHKIFISWVGLRGAVPIVFATYPLLDNIHQADIIYHIVFFIVLTSILFQGTTLSPLAKWLQLEAPTVHKHEPTIQLSKEVNSELIEVMVSQDAPAIGKKIVQLSFPENALIVLIKRNGVHLIPRGDTVIAPFDLLMIMAENHQAIHTIKEQFGIID; this is encoded by the coding sequence ATGCATTTAGTTCCAGAAAGCTTGCTGATTGCCGGTTCTTTTTTACTCTTCTTGAGTATTGTCATTACCAAGTTATCTACCAGATTAGGTATTCCAGCATTGATTATTTTTTTATTGGTAGGCATGGCTGCCGGTCATGAAAAATTAGGAAATATTGATTTTCATAACCCTATAGCTGCCCAATTATTGGGTGCTGTTACCCTAAGTTTAATTCTTTTTACAGGAGGCATAGAAACCGAGTACAAGCATATACGCCCTATTCTTTGGAATGGTATATTACTGGCAACTGTAGGTATTTTAATTACTACTTTTAGTGTCGGACTATTTATTTGGGCGCTTACCAACTTTTGGGGGGGTAATATACAATTCACTTTATTAGAAGGGCTACTGATGGGTTCGATTGTTGCCTCTACAGATGCAGCTGCAGTTTTTGCGATCATTCGGGCTAAAAATATGCACCTCAAAGCCAATCTTAGTCCGATGTTGGAATTAGAATCGGGGAGTAATGATACGATGGCTTGGTTTTTAATGTTTTTGTTTAAAACGTTGCTGCTTAACAAACAAGCTATTGGACCCATGCAAGCGATCGGTATCTTTATTCAAGAAATGGTCGTAGGAGGGCTAGCGGGCCTTTTAGTAGGTAAAATCATGCTGATATTGCTCGATAACTTGCGTCTTTCCAATCGTTCGCTTTACCCAGGTTTAATGTTGGCGGTAGTTATTTTTACTTACTCAGCCACTCACTTTTTGCATGGCAATGCCTTTCTTGCGGTTTACCTGGTTGGATTAATCTTAGGCAATAAAGATTTCCCACATAAAAAGAGCATTATTCAATTTTGTCAAGGCATTTCTTGGTTGATGCAAATTATTATGTTTATTATGCTTGGGCTGTTGGTCTACCCCCATAAACTTCTACCTATAGCTGGGATTGGCCTGTTGCTTTCCATCTTTTTAATGTTTGTAGCCCGTCCGTTGAGTGTCTTTGTTTCATTGTTTTTTTCTAAAACATTAAATGTAAGCCACAAGATTTTTATCTCTTGGGTAGGGCTTAGAGGAGCTGTTCCTATTGTTTTTGCTACCTATCCATTGTTAGATAATATTCACCAAGCAGATATTATCTACCATATTGTCTTTTTTATTGTGCTTACTTCTATCTTATTTCAAGGCACCACCCTTTCGCCTCTTGCCAAGTGGCTACAATTAGAAGCACCAACCGTCCACAAACATGAACCTACTATTCAGTTATCCAAAGAAGTAAACAGTGAGCTAATAGAAGTAATGGTTTCCCAAGATGCTCCGGCTATTGGTAAAAAAATCGTACAGTTGAGTTTTCCAGAAAATGCATTGATTGTGCTTATCAAACGAAATGGTGTACATCTAATTCCAAGAGGTGATACCGTTATTGCTCCTTTTGACTTGCTGATGATTATGGCAGAAAACCATCAAGCCATTCATACCATCAAGGAACAATTCGGTATAATAGATTAG
- the truA gene encoding tRNA pseudouridine(38-40) synthase TruA: MRYFIYISYFGKAYSGWQIQKNGPSVQQVVETALGKLLSTTIAISGSSRTDKGVHALQQVAHFDHIPPIDLADLTYRLNRVLPSDISITAIRPVASDAHARFDACYRRYAYTIVTQKDPFYREQSVWLRRMPPLDLLNQLAALFCLQSDFAFFSKKTDDVKTFVCNVEEVFWLQMDHKIIFQIKANRFLRGMVRTIVATILKVATGKMDIATLKELIRQKPRVRPTLALMPPDGLTLVEVGYPEKLFIQTNES, encoded by the coding sequence ATGCGTTATTTTATATACATATCCTATTTTGGTAAAGCGTATAGTGGCTGGCAAATTCAAAAAAATGGGCCCTCTGTGCAACAAGTAGTGGAAACGGCACTGGGTAAGCTACTATCTACAACTATTGCTATTTCAGGCAGCAGTCGAACCGATAAAGGGGTCCATGCCCTGCAACAAGTCGCCCATTTTGACCACATACCGCCTATAGACCTTGCTGATTTGACCTATAGGCTTAATAGGGTTTTGCCATCTGATATCAGCATTACAGCTATTCGCCCTGTAGCATCGGATGCACATGCCCGTTTTGATGCATGTTACCGTAGGTATGCTTATACGATAGTCACCCAAAAAGATCCTTTTTATAGGGAACAATCGGTTTGGCTACGCCGTATGCCACCACTTGACTTATTAAATCAGCTTGCAGCTTTATTTTGTTTACAATCGGATTTTGCATTTTTTAGTAAAAAAACTGATGACGTAAAAACATTCGTATGCAATGTAGAAGAGGTTTTTTGGTTGCAGATGGATCACAAAATTATTTTTCAGATAAAAGCGAATCGTTTTCTACGCGGTATGGTTCGCACCATTGTAGCTACGATCCTGAAAGTAGCAACTGGTAAAATGGATATAGCCACCTTAAAAGAACTGATTCGGCAGAAACCTAGGGTACGCCCTACGCTTGCCTTGATGCCACCAGATGGGTTAACATTGGTGGAAGTAGGGTATCCAGAAAAATTATTTATACAAACCAATGAATCATAA
- the mnmE gene encoding tRNA uridine-5-carboxymethylaminomethyl(34) synthesis GTPase MnmE gives MNHNQDPIVALATPQGVSAIAVVRLSGQGVIGIVNQIFRGSDLTQQASHTIHFGVIQKGATKIDEVLVSIFIAPHSFTKEDAVEISCHGAPFIVTEMIQLLVAQGVRIAEPGEFTKRAFLNGRFDLAQAEAVADLITADSTLAHQTALHQMRGGFSLALEGLRKSLRHFAAMLALELDFAEEDVAFLDRADLKKLADALIETLERLIDSFQMGNVIKQGASVVIVGKPNVGKSTLLNRLLEEERAIVSPIAGTTRDTIEGTLHLGGIRFRFIDTAGLRETTSDGIEATGIERTKRQLSKAFVALYLVDLSNTSFRQAEEDLIALGLEGFPLLKVGNKMDLVPSGDLTPFKGYLWIAAQTGKGIGPLKDQLLKQIAQKPTDGIGTIVVNARHFDRLQKSKQALEAVIIGLEQKRSNELLVVDLNSALQALGEITGEITTEEVLGDIFSKFCIGK, from the coding sequence ATGAATCATAACCAAGATCCTATTGTAGCACTTGCTACACCACAAGGGGTGAGTGCCATTGCAGTAGTACGGCTATCTGGACAGGGTGTTATTGGCATCGTCAACCAAATATTTCGGGGCAGTGACCTGACCCAACAAGCTTCTCATACCATTCATTTCGGGGTCATTCAAAAGGGTGCAACTAAAATTGATGAAGTACTGGTTTCGATTTTTATAGCCCCTCATTCTTTTACCAAAGAAGATGCGGTAGAAATTTCTTGTCATGGAGCTCCCTTTATTGTCACAGAAATGATACAACTGCTTGTAGCACAAGGTGTCCGGATAGCTGAACCAGGTGAATTTACCAAGAGAGCCTTTTTAAATGGTCGGTTTGACTTGGCACAAGCAGAGGCGGTAGCCGACTTAATTACAGCGGATAGCACACTAGCCCATCAAACGGCGCTTCATCAAATGCGGGGTGGTTTTTCTTTAGCTTTAGAAGGATTACGTAAATCGTTGCGCCATTTTGCAGCTATGTTGGCACTAGAACTCGATTTCGCAGAGGAAGATGTAGCCTTTTTAGACAGAGCAGATTTAAAAAAATTGGCCGATGCACTTATTGAAACCTTAGAGAGGCTGATAGATAGTTTTCAAATGGGGAATGTCATAAAACAGGGGGCTTCTGTAGTGATTGTTGGCAAACCCAATGTAGGCAAATCAACATTATTGAATAGATTATTGGAAGAAGAACGGGCCATTGTTTCCCCTATAGCAGGTACTACACGGGATACCATTGAGGGAACGTTACACTTAGGGGGTATACGGTTTAGGTTTATAGATACAGCTGGTTTACGAGAAACGACCTCAGATGGCATAGAAGCGACAGGCATCGAACGGACCAAAAGACAATTAAGCAAAGCCTTTGTAGCGCTCTACTTGGTAGATCTATCGAATACGAGTTTTAGACAAGCAGAGGAAGATCTGATTGCCTTGGGGTTAGAAGGATTCCCATTACTTAAAGTTGGCAACAAAATGGATCTTGTGCCATCTGGTGATCTAACACCATTTAAAGGGTATTTGTGGATTGCTGCCCAAACTGGTAAAGGTATAGGGCCACTTAAAGATCAACTTTTGAAACAGATCGCACAAAAGCCCACCGATGGAATTGGCACTATTGTGGTCAATGCACGCCACTTCGATCGGTTACAAAAAAGTAAACAAGCCCTAGAAGCAGTTATAATTGGGCTGGAGCAAAAACGATCGAATGAGTTACTAGTTGTAGATCTAAACAGTGCCCTACAGGCACTAGGAGAAATTACGGGAGAAATTACGACAGAGGAAGTGCTGGGCGATATTTTCTCTAAATTCTGCATTGGGAAGTAG
- a CDS encoding cell division protein ZapA — MESLSIKIKISDRIYPMKIQPEDETFVRRAGSILTERIRGYQKKLGIHDQQDLLAMVAFDCLVAYLKMQEAAGTTTNQLIEKIERWNDSIEKVLE, encoded by the coding sequence ATGGAATCACTCTCTATAAAAATTAAAATCAGTGACCGAATCTATCCTATGAAGATACAACCAGAAGATGAAACCTTTGTAAGAAGGGCGGGTAGTATCTTAACAGAACGGATTAGAGGATATCAAAAAAAACTTGGCATTCACGATCAGCAAGACCTGCTAGCTATGGTAGCATTTGATTGCTTAGTAGCCTATTTAAAAATGCAAGAAGCCGCTGGTACAACAACCAATCAGCTGATAGAAAAGATAGAACGTTGGAACGATTCTATTGAAAAAGTATTAGAGTAG
- a CDS encoding enoyl-CoA hydratase/isomerase family protein produces MDKTASLQSNLEDGILTITLKADSKAFTLTDKRLIELRHLIQEVYDNEAIEGVIITGEGEEIFSLGTEVSELLKLNELNARKFAENGQEVLAFIEDCPKPIVAAINGYALGSGFELALACHFRFASENAIFAFSEIAYGVIPGFGGTQRLTQLLGKTRALEYLMTGKRIDAKDAERMGLVSEVVSYKEEMLKKAKKWLTSIVNNADLALGMLVTCVNAAENPDENGFQTEANGFANCFKAVDIKDKLMKIIDKKHY; encoded by the coding sequence ATGGACAAAACAGCATCGTTACAAAGTAATCTAGAAGATGGTATTTTAACCATTACCCTTAAAGCCGATTCAAAAGCTTTTACTTTAACAGATAAAAGACTTATTGAATTGCGTCATCTTATTCAAGAAGTCTATGATAATGAAGCTATAGAAGGTGTTATTATTACTGGAGAAGGAGAAGAAATCTTTTCTCTCGGCACAGAGGTTTCTGAATTGCTCAAATTAAATGAGTTGAATGCAAGAAAATTTGCAGAAAATGGTCAAGAAGTGTTGGCTTTTATAGAAGATTGTCCTAAACCTATTGTGGCCGCTATTAATGGCTATGCTTTAGGCTCCGGCTTTGAGCTTGCATTGGCTTGCCATTTTCGATTTGCTTCTGAGAATGCCATTTTTGCTTTTTCAGAAATTGCTTATGGGGTTATTCCTGGATTTGGAGGTACGCAACGCTTGACTCAATTGCTTGGTAAAACCCGCGCATTAGAATATCTAATGACCGGTAAGCGTATTGATGCCAAAGATGCAGAACGAATGGGATTGGTTAGCGAGGTGGTGAGTTATAAGGAAGAAATGCTTAAAAAAGCTAAGAAATGGCTTACCTCTATTGTAAATAATGCAGACTTGGCATTGGGTATGTTGGTAACTTGTGTCAATGCAGCTGAAAATCCAGATGAAAATGGATTTCAAACAGAAGCAAATGGTTTTGCCAATTGCTTTAAAGCTGTAGATATCAAAGACAAATTGATGAAAATTATAGATAAAAAGCACTACTAG